Sequence from the Ammospiza caudacuta isolate bAmmCau1 chromosome 9, bAmmCau1.pri, whole genome shotgun sequence genome:
GTCACCATGAAAAAAGTCTTGCCAATCTCTTACAAAAAGAGGTGATTTCACAGTGAGATCAAGGGCTGGCTGTATTGAATTATTTACAAACCAAGAGTATGATGTGTTACTTCAGGGCTAATACATTTCCTTCTCTGCCATAGCAAGTGGAGCCTGGTGGGAACAGGCACAGACAGACCTAAACTCAATATGGGAAAAATTTGCCGAGTGGATTAAAGAAAAATTGGAGCCCAAAGGTAAGAGATGTGCTCCTGAGTGTGAACGTACCTGGCAGATGTGCAGAGCTCCCCGAGccagctgtggggagctgtgcctcagcagcacagccagccatCCCCCACCAGGGTAGATCAGGCCCTGCAGGCGGCAGAATCCGTGGAGATTCAAATTTAGACACCAGAAATTCGGccataaataaacaaaatgagATTTACCTGCCAACTTTTGCCTTAGCTCCACCACAACCACAGCTGAGAGTGGAATCTGGAGGGCGCCGATGCGCCGGGAGGGTTGAAGTTTATCACGATGGAAAATAGGTCTGCGATGGTTATTTCAACATGAACAGTGCCAACGTTGTGTGCAGACAGCTTCACTGTGGCCAAGTTGTCTGTGTCCTGGGACTGTCTTACTTTGGCCAGAGTGGAAAAGTTATCCACTTGGATGATGTGCAGGGTAGAGGAGGTGAATCCCACCTTTGGGAGTGCCGGCATGCCGGCTGGGGCGAGCACAGCTGTGCACTCAATGAGGATGTTGGTGTAAGATAAAAATGAtagtgaaaataaaatgctatAAAATAAGAGAAAACCTCCCTGGACTATGCTGTTCACTGTAAATGCAAGAAACATCAGGGTAGAGCTTGGAAATCAGGCCAGGGCTGAAAGTGAAGGTGAGGAGCTTCTTCTGTTTAAGTCTGAGTGACTGAGGAGCAAAAGCATGCCTTGCACAAAATAACAAGATGGGGCAGCAAGTCCTGGGTATGAAAATAGTGAAAAGCAGGTAGTTCAGGACCAGTTTAGCCAACAACTTACAGCCAACCCCCAAGATAACAAAGAGTAAGGAGAAAATAGAGGCCCATGCAGTTGTGAAGCATGTGTGAgtggaaacaaaaataattcttgtcataaatatataatataaataactGCCCAATAAAGTAAactcttgctctttttttgctgttcaCAGATGCAGTGCAGTCCACTGTTGCACCGACAGGTAAGGCTGAGCTTTTGGGACAGGAGTCCCAAAATTAGCTCTGTAAAGGGTCTCCCCAGTGCTCAGAGCCTAATTTTTAACTCAAAAAATAATGTGCTTACAGCTCCTTGGCAGACAGTTTTCTAGGAAGCACATGCTCTGAATTACAAGTTATTGCTCTAAATTACTATTTATTCACCcactgcaaaattatttctttatattttcattatttcttggCCCTGCTAGTACAAACTGTATTTGCCACTTACctattaataattaatgaaaaCATGAGGCAAATCTTTACACTCCAGGTATAAGTTTCtgattctattttttttttttttttttttttttgctgaaataaTCATAATATCCTGAAAACCTTAAAGTACAGACTCTATTACTGTTTCTTGGGATTTCTAGGTGTTAATTATGCTCTTCATAATCCACAGAAGGGCAAGtgttaaaatgcattttcctacCATATAGAATCAAGAGTGTATGTTTTATTATATGCAACACAGAAATCAAAAGCTGGTTCCCAAAACCATTTGTTCTTGGGGTTTTAACACAGGTTTTATTGCTGCTTGCAGCCACTTAATTTCTCACCCTTTCAGCCTCCCTGCCTCCCAGCACCACcgcagaggagagcaggacatcAGAAATCCCAATTACACCACAGACAGGTAAGGGGCATTTGCACAACGTGCAGCAGGTCAGATAGACGTGGTTGGGACAGGACTTCAGTGGAGAAGCCAAAATATGCTGCCAGATGAGCATCTCTCAGCGCAGCTCATGTTTGTCCATGAATGTGGTGCCAGCAGGCAGGCGGGAGCTGTGAGCGCTGtgggcagagcctgctgtgaGGACGGGGCACATTTTGAGCCCAGTGGAATCTGAAAGCATTTAAATTCATCAACAGCTGATTCCAGCCTTATCTGAGCGCTCTTTCCCTCTCGTTCCCAcgtttcttcctctttctcacAGCCTCTGCAAGTACTTCAGAACCAAACCTGACACCTGCTGCACTGGAAGCAGATGTGACAACCCCGGCTGCAGAAATCCTTTCCACACGGGCTGGAGGTGACATACAGACACAATGCCATAAAATCCAATTGCAGTGCTTGAGTTTGACCAAAATGGATTACATTGATAGGATTAAAGTAAATTAATGAACCTCAAAATGAGTCAACTGCTAGCTCATTGTCTCAGTGAAgaagctggggagggaggctgaACCAGGCAGTGTTTAAAGgatgggaaaaaacaaacccaaaccatatCCCTTAAATTACTAGGAATCCCAGAAAAATTAGGCTCTATCACTGTTCTAAGCCCTGATTTCCTACAAACAGGAAATGCTGTAGGTCTCAGAAGAGAAGTATATAGTTAAAATGCAGACAATATTTAATTTCACCTTTTCGTTCTGTATTAAGTAAAACAGCATTACTCTGCTGCTTATGCTATGGGTCTTGGTGGAAAAAACTATACATTTAAAATTCccataatatttaatttaatcttttcTCTCTCACAGCAACAGTCTCTCCTGCTGAACCTGCAGGTGTAAACACACGTAAGTGAAATAGCATTACTGTAGTGTACATACTATCAGTCTTGAGGAAAAAAACTATACATTTAACAAGcacataaaatttaatttcatcttttcttctttttctctctcacagCAACAGTCTCTCCTAATGCTGAACCTGCAGATGCAAACACACGTAAGTGAAATAGCATTACTGTGGTGTGCATGCTGTCAgtcttgaggggaaaaaaaaaaaaaacatttaaaatgcatataaaatttaatttcaccTTTTCTCTCTCACAGCAACAGTCTCTCCTAATGCTGAACCTGTAGATGTAAAAGCATGTAAGTAAAATAACATTACTGTGGCATACATGCTATCagtcttgagaaaaaaaaaaaaaaacatttaaaatgcacataaaatttaatttcaccttttcttctttttctttctcacagcAACAGCCCCTCCTAATGCTGAACCTGCAGATGTAACCACACGTAAGTAAAATCGCATTAGTGTGGTGGATATGCTGTCagtctttggggaaaaaaaaaacatttaaatgcatataaaatttaatttcaccTTTTCTTTCTCACAGCAACAGTCTCTCCTAATGCTGAACCTGCAGATGCAACCACACGTAAGTAAAATAGCATTACTGTGGTATACATGCTGTCAGTCTTTAGGGGGAAAAATACccatttaaaatacatataaaatttACCTTCACGTTTTGTCTCTCACAGCAACAGTCTCTCCTAATGCTGAACCTGCAGATGCAAACACACGTAAGTGAAATAGCATTACTGTGGTGGATATGCTATCAGTcttaaataaaaccccaaaaaacatttaaatgcatataaaatttaatttcgCCTTTTCTCTCTCACAGCAACAGTCTCTCCTAATGCTGAACCTACCACATGTAAGTAAAATAGCATTACTGTGGTGGATATGCTATCAGTCTTTAAGTAAAAACGAACCAttgaaaattaatataaaatttaatttcaccTTTTCTCTCTCACAGCAACAGCCTCCCCTAGTACTGCAGCAGTAGACATCACCACTAGTAAGTAATACAGTGTTACTCTGGATTATATGCTACCAgtttcagagaaaaaacaaacttaACATTTAATTTCACCTTTTCTTTCTCACAGCAACAGTCCCTCCTAGTGCTGCACCAGCAGATATTAGCCCTGGTAAGTAATAAAGAGTAACTATGGCTTAAATGTTATGggtgtctggaaaaaaaatacttgtaatatgcagaaaatattaaaattaatcttttctttctcacagcagcagcagcacccactgcTGCACCAGCAGACATCACCCCTGGTAAGTAATAAAGAGTAAATATGGGTTAAATGCTATGGgtgtctgggaaaaaaatacatgtaaaatggagaaaatatttaaattcatcTTTCtcgcagcagcagcatccactGCTGCACCAGCAGACATCACCCCTGGTAAGTAATAAAGAATAATTATGGCTTAAATGCTATGggtgtctggaaaaaaaatacatgtaaaatggagaaaatatttaaattcatcttttctttctcgcagcagcagcatccactGCTGCACCAGCAGACATCACCCCTGGTAAGTAATAAAGAGTAACTATGGCCTACATGCTATGGgtgtctggaaaaaaatacatgtaatatgcagaaaatattaaaattaatcttttctttctcacagcagcagcagaacccacTGCTGCACCAGCAGACATCACCCCTGGTAAGTAATAAAGAGTAAATATGGCCTAAATGCTATGGGtgtcagggggaaaaaatacatgtaaaatggagaaaatatttaaattcatcttttctttctcgcagcagcagcatccactGCTGCACCAGCAGACATCACCCCTGGTAAGTAATAAAGAGTAATTATGGCCTACATGCTATGGGTGTCAGGGGGAAAAATACATGTAAcatgcagaaaatatttaaattcatcttttctttctcacagcagcagcagcatccactgctgcagcagcagacaTCACCCCTGGTAAGTAATAAAGAGTAAATATGGGTTAAATGCTATGGgtgtctgggaaaaaaatacatgtaaaatggagaaaaatatttaaattcatcttttctttctcgcagcagcagcatccactgctgcagcagcagacaTCACCCCTGGTAAGTAATAAAGAGTAACTATGGCTTAAACGCTATGGGTGTCAGGGGGAAAAATACATGTAAcatgcagaaaatatttaaattcatcttttctttctcgcagcagcagcatccactgctgcagcagcagacacCACCACCCGTAAGTAATGAAATGTTGCTCTGGTTTCCATGTTTGGCTGTCTGCCATGCTCCGATCATGTATTGACTGCCTCCCTGCCTCCATAACAATATAATTTCATCAGTTAGAATTGGAGATAATCCCACCTGCCTCTCCTTTGGCTTCCAGATAGTAATAAAGgagcaaaagggaaaaggggaaccAGAGAAAAACTGGCCCTGATGAAAGCCTGAAGGGGCAGACACCCTACATCAACACAAACTCAGATTTGCACCTGGTCATCCCATTCCCACAAAATCATCCTTCCTGCacctcccagagctgcatccCAACCCCTGCACACCCTGGGATGTATTTGCCATGGGAATGGGCAGCTCCAGTGCCCACCAAGGCATCCCCAGTGCCCTCGCCAGCACACGGCACTGGGCGGGCTCTGCACGTCAGAAACTtcatcccagccccaaactgcACATCAGAAACTTCATCCCAGCCCCAAAGTGGTGTTTAGCAAACAGCTCCaggctcccagagctgtgccatggtCAGGGGTGGGTTTTCCTCCCACTCTGGAACATTGTCCAACCCCTAAGTGAGACCTTGAGTCTCCTGAGGTTTGGGTATCTCTCACCTGCCCAATGCTGGGAAAGCAGTTTTTAACCTGCAGTTTGGTTTTCTCTCATGTCTCTGATCAGCCCCTGCACCAGAAGGCACaacacctggagcagcaggtgTGTATGACTTCAGTGTATTGGTCAGAATTTCAGGATCAAGCATCAGCTTGAGTGAAATCCTGCTCCACTCCCCCTTGCCAGCCCTGGCTTTGCCCCCACAATCATGGAACAGACACTGAagggtggttttgttttctctttgacagccacagctgagccCACCACAGCTGAAATCCCAGGTATTTATTTCTGGTCCTTCCTGCGGCTGTGGGGAACACTGCACTGTATTTCATGTGGGTCATCCATGTATTAGAACATATACAatgtttaattttctcttttttcacaGAGACAGCCTCACCTGCTGCATCAGTCCCTCCACCTCCTGAAACAGCAGCCAGTGTCACTGGTAAATGAAGCAGATTTACCCTGCTTTATACCCTTAACTCCCCACCAAAGCTGGGATCCGAGATGTGCTGGCAAGGCTCCCTGTCTCCATGCATCATCTCATGGAATTAATAttgaaattcaggaattttttttttttatttttggcttcCATACAAATTGAGGGACCTGAATTGTTGGTATTGATATGGGagtttcattttgctttctaCTAGTTCTAAGGAACTGGAATTCACTGAGGCAGACACGCCACACCAACATAAATTCAGATTTCCTCCAAATCACTTCACTCCTACGAAGCCAGCCCCCCTGGATTCCAAAGCTGCATCCCCACTGGGAGTTGGGGCAGTGGGAATCCTTTTGACATATTCAGTGGTATTTGCTTTGAACCTTAGTTTTCCACAGTGGGCTTTGTCTTTTGAAAAAACTGAATTGCAAATTCTGCTCCCTAGTTGATAATGCTCCGCCCCAGCTGctcacagagcagagccagggtttATTTTAGAGTCTGCCCATGGCAGCCACACTTTGATAAAAGGCACTTGGCTGCTTTGGTAAGCACACACGAGAAACTGAACTTCAGGTGCCAAGCAGACGTTTGAGCCTCACAGAGAGTGTTATTACCTCACACAGAGGGATAAACAGAATTAAATCTAGTTCCCATAAATGCCAGTAATATGTCACATGTAGTACTCAAGCCCCCACACTTTCCTTAGTATGAAACCTTTGTCCATGACAATTCTATTCCCCAGAACTGCTGCTAA
This genomic interval carries:
- the LOC131561038 gene encoding mucin-2-like isoform X13, with the translated sequence MDLHVRLTWLLLLSSTLLAEPASGAWWEQAQTDLNSIWEKFAEWIKEKLEPKDAVQSTVAPTASLPPSTTAEESRTSEIPITPQTASASTSEPNLTPAALEADVTTPAAEILSTRAGATVSPAEPAGVNTPTVSPNAEPADANTPTVSPNAEPVDVKASTAPPNAEPADVTTPTVSPNAEPADATTPTVSPNAEPADANTPTVSPNAEPTTSTASPSTAAVDITTTTVPPSAAPADISPAAAAPTAAPADITPAAASTAAPADITPAAAASTAAAADITPAAASTAAAADITPAAASTAAAADTTTPPAPEGTTPGAAATAEPTTAEIPETASPAASVPPPPETAASVTANPQTNAATTGSAELVPLPNYVKLLLLKYLKSLCQPRRPGMPEVTLEGCVKDPTCGNQPSPGQRLLQLRYGAAVNPRLCLRCKVSGCNAPPPPPPPRPFPGNRFPPLRPFPGNRFPPLRPFPGNRFPPLRPFPVNRFPPVRPFPVNRLPPVRPFPVNRLPPVRPFPVNRLPPPRPFPWNRRRARRSASDVVIVIVS
- the LOC131561038 gene encoding mucin-2-like isoform X3; this translates as MDLHVRLTWLLLLSSTLLAEPASGAWWEQAQTDLNSIWEKFAEWIKEKLEPKDAVQSTVAPTASLPPSTTAEESRTSEIPITPQTASASTSEPNLTPAALEADVTTPAAEILSTRAGATVSPAEPAGVNTPTVSPNAEPADANTPTVSPNAEPVDVKASTAPPNAEPADVTTPTVSPNAEPADATTPTVSPNAEPADANTPTVSPNAEPTTSTASPSTAAVDITTTTVPPSAAPADISPAAAAPTAAPADITPAAASTAAPADITPAAASTAAPADITPAAAEPTAAPADITPAAASTAAPADITPAAASTAAAADITPAASTAAAADITPAAASTAAAADTTTPPAPEGTTPGAAATAEPTTAEIPETASPAASVPPPPETAASVTANPQTNAATTGSAELVPLPNYVKLLLLKYLKSLCQPRRPGMPEVTLEGCVKDPTCGNQPSPGQRLLQLRYGAAVNPRLCLRCKVSGCNAPPPPPPPRPFPGNRFPPLRPFPGNRFPPLRPFPGNRFPPLRPFPVNRFPPVRPFPVNRLPPVRPFPVNRLPPVRPFPVNRLPPPRPFPWNRRRARRSASDVVIVIVS
- the LOC131561038 gene encoding mucin-2-like isoform X6 → MDLHVRLTWLLLLSSTLLAEPASGAWWEQAQTDLNSIWEKFAEWIKEKLEPKDAVQSTVAPTASLPPSTTAEESRTSEIPITPQTASASTSEPNLTPAALEADVTTPAAEILSTRAGATVSPAEPAGVNTPTVSPNAEPADANTPTVSPNAEPVDVKASTAPPNAEPADVTTPTVSPNAEPADATTPTVSPNAEPADANTPTVSPNAEPTTSTASPSTAAVDITTTTVPPSAAPADISPAAAAPTAAPADITPAAASTAAPADITPAAASTAAPADITPAAAEPTAAPADITPAAASTAAPADITPAAASTAAAADITPAAASTAAAADTTTPPAPEGTTPGAAATAEPTTAEIPETASPAASVPPPPETAASVTANPQTNAATTGSAELVPLPNYVKLLLLKYLKSLCQPRRPGMPEVTLEGCVKDPTCGNQPSPGQRLLQLRYGAAVNPRLCLRCKVSGCNAPPPPPPPRPFPGNRFPPLRPFPGNRFPPLRPFPGNRFPPLRPFPVNRFPPVRPFPVNRLPPVRPFPVNRLPPVRPFPVNRLPPPRPFPWNRRRARRSASDVVIVIVS